A single genomic interval of Paenibacillus macerans harbors:
- a CDS encoding DoxX family protein: MEPLIVLVVVTLVIFALGAAGVKRLRSWPVALRGGVAAMFVLTGTVHFVWMREELIGMVPSSLPYPGLIVTITGLLELAGAIGLLWRPTAPWAAAGLSLLLICMFPANVHYALSGLATKPLDALIPRTLMQIVFLSATLAIMIFYFRHRSVRRT; this comes from the coding sequence ATGGAACCCCTTATTGTTCTTGTTGTCGTCACGCTTGTCATTTTTGCTCTGGGAGCTGCTGGAGTAAAACGTCTGCGCTCTTGGCCTGTTGCGCTTCGAGGCGGAGTTGCAGCTATGTTTGTGTTGACCGGCACGGTTCATTTTGTATGGATGCGGGAAGAACTTATTGGCATGGTACCGTCCAGCTTGCCCTATCCCGGTCTAATCGTGACGATCACCGGTCTGCTGGAGTTGGCAGGGGCTATAGGTTTGCTGTGGCGGCCCACGGCCCCTTGGGCAGCTGCAGGGCTCTCGCTTCTACTCATCTGCATGTTCCCGGCAAATGTCCACTATGCCCTTTCAGGCCTTGCGACGAAACCGTTAGATGCATTGATTCCCCGCACCCTAATGCAAATCGTCTTCCTGTCAGCGACCCTTGCAATCATGATATTCTACTTCCGTCATCGATCTGTACGGAGAACATAA
- a CDS encoding DUF2269 family protein, which translates to MGLWLTLHLIGVLLMVGNIVTAAFWKIRADLTGNPQVIHHAVKNVMSADYVFTIPGFILIVLSGGTMAGLSGFSLSGLNWLTLSLSLFAVTGLVWLAVLIPMQRKMIGYSADCIESGTISAQYRRASRIWAIYGTAATLLPLVILYLMVTKGF; encoded by the coding sequence GTGGGACTCTGGTTAACCTTGCATCTGATCGGCGTTTTATTGATGGTTGGAAATATCGTGACGGCGGCATTTTGGAAAATTCGGGCCGATCTGACCGGTAACCCGCAGGTCATTCACCATGCTGTTAAGAACGTGATGTCCGCGGATTATGTTTTTACCATTCCCGGGTTCATCCTGATCGTCCTCTCAGGCGGTACAATGGCCGGATTATCGGGATTCTCGCTGTCGGGTTTAAACTGGCTTACCCTTTCCCTGAGCTTGTTCGCCGTTACCGGACTCGTTTGGCTGGCCGTTCTGATTCCGATGCAGCGCAAAATGATCGGGTATAGCGCCGATTGCATAGAGAGCGGCACCATCTCCGCACAATATCGCCGCGCTTCCCGTATATGGGCCATATACGGCACGGCCGCTACTTTGCTGCCGCTCGTTATTCTTTACCTGATGGTAACAAAAGGATTCTGA
- the imm47 gene encoding Imm47 family immunity protein, translating into MTNFQNLMNGIWYGEISGNTCADIKERILRASTEQEVLFYLIELFKLGDFSQKPLLIQLMNHTEDRAVLNHCIRVFCSIATHEDLRDPDHLRFLASVPADMVHTFASAVVTSLSLEAVPYLLALLEDWDEVPETSTVLREAIDAFIDYEEPLGLGASIEEIGHYYWKYYDACDTKKYYFNQKLAFPGNLTKKLIERVLIAANGQQQLEMQLIPSLLSIWSGRKVPGEYHTVINEHNYKDFIDYVRELSRGDWEAGEKYFYGHKL; encoded by the coding sequence ATGACAAACTTTCAGAATCTTATGAATGGTATTTGGTACGGGGAAATATCGGGCAACACCTGTGCGGATATTAAGGAGCGTATTTTACGGGCATCCACCGAGCAAGAAGTTTTGTTTTATCTTATCGAGTTGTTCAAGTTGGGGGATTTTTCGCAAAAGCCTCTGCTGATTCAGTTAATGAATCATACCGAAGATCGGGCTGTATTAAACCATTGCATTCGGGTGTTCTGCTCCATCGCCACCCATGAAGATTTAAGGGATCCCGATCATCTGCGGTTTCTGGCAAGTGTCCCGGCGGATATGGTTCATACCTTCGCGTCGGCTGTGGTTACTTCGCTTTCGCTTGAGGCCGTTCCTTACTTGTTGGCCCTGCTTGAGGATTGGGATGAGGTGCCCGAAACTTCCACGGTCCTTAGAGAGGCCATCGATGCGTTTATTGATTATGAAGAACCATTGGGCTTGGGCGCTTCGATTGAAGAGATCGGGCATTATTACTGGAAATACTATGACGCGTGCGATACGAAGAAATATTATTTTAATCAGAAATTGGCTTTTCCCGGGAATTTAACGAAAAAATTGATCGAACGAGTGCTGATCGCCGCAAACGGACAACAACAGCTCGAAATGCAGCTTATTCCGTCATTATTGTCGATTTGGTCTGGACGGAAGGTGCCCGGGGAGTATCACACCGTGATCAACGAACACAACTACAAGGACTTCATCGATTATGTCAGAGAGCTCTCCAGAGGAGATTGGGAGGCTGGGGAAAAATATTTTTACGGGCATAAGCTATAG